In a single window of the Littorina saxatilis isolate snail1 linkage group LG5, US_GU_Lsax_2.0, whole genome shotgun sequence genome:
- the LOC138967749 gene encoding ATP-dependent DNA helicase pif1-like, with product MLIRNISDQLVNGSLGHVVDLHHDKVVVHFEKTNMTVELSRIAFSVHDPRQKKDIAVRHQFQVVPSFALTIHKAQGLTLERVEIDCEEVFQPGQIGVALGRARSIEGLRVVNFDTRKVLPQPSTVHDYYKVGSAEVNENLTCCRHKSPNKAYQFIEFLTPVPLVNPAHVVPSDVEYHIAR from the exons ATGCTGATCCGCAACATAAGCGACCAGTTAGTCAACGGCAGTCTTGGTCATGTTGTGGACCTCCACCATGACAAAGTGGTTGTCCACTTCGAGAAGACCAACATGACAGTGGAGTTGAGCCGTATTGCTTTCTCAG TCCATGATCCTCGACAGAAGAAGGACATCGCTGTGAGGCATCAGTTTCAAGTAGTTCCTAGCTTCGCACTGACCATCCACAAAGCTCAAGGACTGACACTTGAAAG GGTGGAGATTGACTGTGAAGAAGTCTTCCAACCTGGCCAAATTGGAGTTGCCTTGGGTCGAGCAAGAAGCATTGAAGGCTTGCGAGTGGTGAACTTTGACACAAGAAAAGTTCTTCCTCAACCTTCTACCGTGCATGACTACTACAAAGTTGGTTCCGCTGAAGTCAACGAAAATTTGACCTGTTGCAGGCACAAAAG CCCTAACAAAGCATACCAGTTCATCGAGTTCCTCACGCCAGTGCCTCTGGTCAACCCGGCACACGTCGTTCCCTCCGACGTGGAGTACCACATAGCTCGGTGA